In Microbacterium cremeum, a genomic segment contains:
- a CDS encoding alpha-hydroxy acid oxidase, which produces MVTRQLPKPSELLELMQFRKPQLNAKKRRLEAALTIYDLRAIAKRRTPKAAFDYTDGAAEGELSLARARQAFEDVEFHPSILRPAESVDMSTEILGGPSSMPFGIAPTGFTRLMQTEGESAGAAAAGAAGIPFTLSTLGTTSIEDVKKANPHGRNWFQLYVMRDREISYGLARRAAAAGFDTLQFTVDTPVAGARLRDKRNGFSIPPQLTLGTIINAIPRPWWWYDFLTTPKLEFASLSTTGGTVGELLNAAMDPTISYDDLAIIRDIWPGKIVVKGVQNVEDSKRLIDAGVDGIILSNHGGRQLDRAPIPFRLLPEVVREVGKDATVMIDTGIMNGADIVASIALGAKFTLIGRAYLYGLMAGGREGVDRTIAILRSEIERTMQLLGVSTIAELEPKHVTQLTRLLPLAGAPADATGGGAPRVRVASGATARAPKASRAQTPAKG; this is translated from the coding sequence ATGGTCACCCGTCAGCTGCCCAAGCCGTCCGAGCTGCTCGAGCTCATGCAGTTCCGCAAGCCCCAGCTCAACGCGAAGAAGCGCCGGCTCGAGGCGGCGCTCACGATCTACGACCTGCGCGCGATCGCGAAGCGACGCACGCCCAAGGCGGCGTTCGACTACACCGACGGCGCCGCCGAGGGCGAGCTGTCGCTCGCTCGCGCCCGCCAGGCCTTCGAGGATGTCGAGTTCCACCCCAGCATCCTGCGCCCCGCCGAGAGCGTCGACATGTCGACCGAGATCCTGGGCGGGCCGAGCTCGATGCCCTTCGGCATCGCGCCCACCGGTTTCACGCGCCTCATGCAGACCGAGGGGGAGAGCGCGGGCGCGGCCGCGGCCGGTGCCGCCGGCATCCCGTTCACGCTCTCGACGCTCGGCACGACGTCGATCGAGGATGTCAAGAAGGCCAACCCTCACGGGCGCAACTGGTTCCAGCTGTACGTCATGCGCGACCGCGAGATCTCGTACGGCCTGGCTCGTCGTGCCGCCGCGGCGGGCTTCGACACGCTGCAGTTCACCGTCGACACCCCGGTCGCCGGTGCCCGTCTGCGCGACAAGCGCAACGGCTTCTCGATCCCGCCGCAGCTGACGCTCGGCACCATCATCAACGCGATCCCGCGCCCGTGGTGGTGGTACGACTTCCTGACGACGCCGAAGCTCGAGTTCGCATCGCTGTCGACCACGGGCGGCACGGTCGGTGAGCTGCTCAACGCCGCGATGGACCCGACGATCAGCTACGACGACCTCGCGATCATCCGCGACATCTGGCCGGGCAAGATCGTCGTCAAGGGCGTCCAGAACGTCGAGGACTCGAAGCGGCTCATCGACGCCGGCGTGGACGGGATCATCCTGTCGAACCACGGCGGGCGTCAGCTCGACCGCGCCCCGATCCCGTTCCGTCTTCTCCCCGAGGTGGTGCGCGAGGTCGGCAAGGACGCGACCGTCATGATCGACACCGGCATCATGAACGGCGCCGACATCGTCGCCTCGATCGCCCTCGGCGCGAAGTTCACACTCATCGGCCGTGCCTACCTCTACGGCCTCATGGCCGGCGGGCGCGAGGGCGTCGACCGCACGATCGCGATCCTGCGCAGCGAGATCGAGCGCACCATGCAGCTCCTGGGCGTCTCGACGATCGCCGAGCTCGAGCCGAAGCACGTGACCCAGCTGACGCGCCTCCTGCCCCTGGCGGGAGCCCCGGCCGATGCGACCGGCGGGGGAGCGCCCCGCGTGCGCGTGGCCTCGGGTGCGACGGCTCGTGCGCCGAAGGCGTCGCGGGCCCAGACTCCGGCGAAGGGCTGA
- a CDS encoding HAD-IIB family hydrolase, whose amino-acid sequence MADSTPPRLVAFDLDDTLAPSKSPIDPRMGDLLVALAERVEVAIISGGQLAQFATQVVDRLPDASAGVLERIHLLPTCGTQYYRLSPDGIVTVYKRSLTDDQKSRALGAVETEARRLGLWESDTWGDILEDRGSQITFSALGQQAPVSAKSAWDPTGEKKNTLRAAVAALLPDLEVRSGGSTSVDITERGIDKAYGMGQLAEQTGISLDDMLFVGDRLDPDGNDYPVLAMGVPCHAVEGWEDTADYLEQLIPTLSVRV is encoded by the coding sequence ATGGCCGACAGCACTCCTCCCCGCCTCGTCGCGTTCGACCTCGACGACACGCTCGCGCCGTCCAAGAGCCCGATCGACCCGCGCATGGGGGACCTGCTCGTCGCGCTCGCTGAGCGCGTCGAGGTCGCCATCATCTCGGGCGGCCAGCTCGCCCAGTTCGCCACGCAGGTCGTGGACCGGCTTCCGGATGCCTCTGCCGGCGTCCTCGAGCGCATCCACCTGCTCCCCACCTGCGGCACGCAGTACTACCGCCTCTCCCCCGACGGGATCGTCACGGTCTACAAGCGCTCGCTCACCGACGACCAGAAGTCGCGTGCGCTCGGCGCCGTCGAGACCGAGGCCCGCCGTCTCGGCCTCTGGGAATCCGACACGTGGGGCGACATCCTCGAGGACCGCGGCTCGCAGATCACCTTCTCCGCACTCGGCCAGCAGGCGCCGGTATCGGCCAAGAGCGCCTGGGACCCGACAGGCGAGAAGAAGAACACGCTGCGCGCCGCCGTCGCCGCCCTCCTCCCCGACCTCGAGGTCCGCTCCGGCGGCTCGACCTCGGTCGACATCACCGAGCGCGGCATCGACAAGGCGTACGGCATGGGCCAGCTCGCCGAGCAGACCGGCATCTCCCTCGACGACATGCTCTTCGTCGGTGACCGCCTCGACCCCGACGGCAACGACTACCCCGTCCTCGCGATGGGCGTTCCGTGCCACGCGGTCGAGGGCTGGGAAGACACCGCCGACTACCTCGAGCAGCTCATCCCGACGCTCTCCGTCCGCGTCTGA